A single Tenacibaculum sp. 190524A02b DNA region contains:
- a CDS encoding DUF5995 family protein has product MPTIETIDDVINTLKKIIDEAITNKSTTGYFAALYLKVTEKVKEGISNNFFENGERMEKLDVIFAKRYIEAYYNYQKNKPVTLSWEKAFSISDKYWPIVLQHLLIGMNAHINLDLGIAAAQVSEGKPINDLKNDFNKINTILASLVNEVENDLSKVWPFLKKILKYTHKIDNFLVNFSMELARNGAWKFATKVANTPKNEISEVINQRDIKVAKNASIIISPGLIPQILFRFIRIGEKGSVKDKIDDLMQN; this is encoded by the coding sequence ATGCCAACTATTGAAACTATAGATGATGTAATAAATACATTAAAAAAAATTATAGATGAAGCCATTACAAACAAAAGTACTACTGGATATTTTGCAGCATTATATTTAAAAGTTACTGAAAAGGTTAAAGAAGGAATTTCAAACAATTTTTTTGAAAACGGAGAACGTATGGAGAAGTTAGATGTAATTTTTGCAAAAAGATACATTGAAGCTTATTATAATTACCAAAAAAACAAGCCGGTAACTTTATCTTGGGAAAAAGCTTTTTCAATTTCTGATAAATACTGGCCTATAGTTTTACAACATTTACTAATAGGTATGAACGCTCACATTAATCTTGATTTAGGTATTGCAGCGGCTCAAGTTTCTGAAGGAAAACCTATTAATGATTTAAAAAATGACTTTAACAAAATAAATACCATTTTAGCTTCTCTTGTTAATGAAGTTGAAAATGATTTATCTAAAGTTTGGCCTTTTTTAAAAAAGATTCTTAAATACACTCATAAAATTGACAACTTCTTAGTAAACTTCAGTATGGAACTTGCCAGAAATGGAGCATGGAAATTTGCTACCAAAGTTGCAAACACTCCCAAAAATGAGATTAGTGAAGTTATAAATCAGAGAGATATTAAAGTTGCAAAAAATGCTTCGATTATTATTTCTCCGGGCTTAATTCCTCAAATACTCTTTAGATTCATTAGAATTGGGGAAAAAGGATCTGTCAAAGATAAAATTGATGATTTAATGCAGAATTAG